A region of the Clavelina lepadiformis chromosome 9, kaClaLepa1.1, whole genome shotgun sequence genome:
CCCTTTTGCAGAAATATAAGAATGTGTTagttacacttttatttcatctTTATCAGTGAAACCTATCTAAAAGTGTATTAAATGTTGTTAAACACTTTTACATCGAATGCGTCTGTGCTACATCGGTGGTTGTACATGTCAGCAATGATTGGGTTATTACCATTGGAAAGATTGCATCAGTGCGCCTGATAAATAATCATTAAATGTTATGCCAGAACTTCCTGCATACCAACATAAAAGACCTTTTACAAGTTCCGCTGCCATTTTTTTGGATGGCAGGATTTTTTCGATCGCCTAGGGTAGGCTAGccaatatgcaaaaaaaacagtaagcgcaattttgccaaaaatcgctaaacaaattttaaacttgtatatttttaaatgaaattttatgtGCAACATTTTAAAGCCTTCCTCTGTTATCATTccaatttttaagtttttaccTACAAAATATCcctatttttcatcaaaacaaaCACTGTACTTACAAAAAAACCTAAATTTTTTACTGAGGCAAAAAATTGGTCCCTTTACacatcttttaatttttcagtGGAAAAGTGTTGACTGTTTCATGTTATATAAATACAATGCCTCTGATTGCACGTCGATGTTGAATATTGATTGACGGTTGTGGATTCAGATGTTCTTTAGCAGTAAATAAAACGATTCGCTACTTATGATTTCTCCAATTTCTTGGTATTTGGCTCGTTTTCTTTTAACCTTGtcttaatattttgttgtataCGGTATAAGCCTATATGTCAAATATATGTATAATGgctagaaaaaaatatttattgtattatGTTTGATCGCGCTCTAACAAAAATAGTACTTTACATTTCGCTCCCTACAATCAATGGCAAAAATTAACAACACAATTAGAAGGCGCCTTTGCTTAGAATCAGcgtaaaaaaaaataaaggttATGGTTTCTATTCGAGACGTATGTAAATACTACATGTATGTTTATTTTCGAATGATGCCTTATATATTGCCTTAAAATTTCAGCATGGCCTAATGAATATTTGATGTCtatttaagtaaaattaaCCAAACAGTAAAACTTGCTCGAATAAGTgtgaaattaatattttttgcattcgCACACTAGCACAAAAAATTGTTGGTGCAACTTTTGTTACCACCTGAAAGATGTTGACTAAAAGTTTACggttttaaattataatataGAGAATAAAATTATGCTTTTAATACAGTATTATAAAAACCATGGCTGTGTGATCAGTAgaacttgtttttttacattttactttgcgttatatgaagtttttcataaattgGCTAGCCTACTTATCAATGGAAATTGTCAATGCACTtcgattcttttttaaattaccaaTGTTTTGGGCAAtagattgtaaaaatttcgTTTAGTTAAGTTACATAAGAATTCTTTTAcgcgataaaaataaattttaaaaatatgttgtcaagttcttattttacaatgGTTTGAATCCTACACACTGGGATTGTCCGATATGACACCTAGATACGTGGTCAGCGATGAATGCTTGTAAAGTGCGTAAGAGTTTGCATGTAATCTGGCGTGTTACACAGgctaattttgtttggcatgtcaaaaaataatcaactataagtaaatacaaaccAAATTATCACATTCAATCACGCAATCTACCCATATCAACTCTTATGAATTTTACGTCGCATGCTATGCTGACCACATAAGGTGACTTCGTATGGAACTAGTCCAGTGCATAGGATTCAAACCACTGCAAAATAAGGACTGGGCAtcatgttttcaaaacttttattgtttaaagcaggcgtcaccaaacttttttcacaaaaggccggataatttaattaaaaccaTTAATGGTTGATCATAACCATTGCAAATAAACTCTTAacgttttaatgtttttcatCCAACATTTTTTCTCGTGCCCAGTTTTACATGAAGTATATACATGTAAACTTTAAAGCAACTTTAGATTCGGTGCATAAAGCGAAATAAAAAGATAACaatataatccataaaaccagtattgtttttaaagattGTGAAGTCCATTACTTCAGATCGAGCAAAAAATTGTGGGTTGGCCGTTgaacgttttgaaattttttgttgaaatgttttgcatatctccattgttaaagataggcagGAGGAAAATAAAGTAGATTCAGCTTAATATGACCATTTCAGTATGGTCTAAAATTTTGTCGTATGAAATTCTCTATATGGCATGATCAGTCTTCGAATAGTTATAACCACTTTTCCGCCTCTAAATTTTTTATGTCAGTTAGGCAACATGACAGCGACATTTGTACCATatgttttctaaattttacCTGCTGACAATAACTTAATGTTGCTgtgtaattttaataaaagaaatgatgaatttgacgttttttgtcattttgtgccTAACCTTATTGGACCTGTTGTGGTTGAATGATACTGCAGCAGCTTTGGTTATTGTGACCAGTTGGGTATTATGACCAAAATAGGCTGGTCCCAAAGTGGTCTTAATAAGCGGAGGAACATTAACTTTTAGAATATTAGCCACTAATTTTGCTCTTCTTTGCACATGTTAAACGaagcaaaaaaattggaaattttaatttcatgcTGCCATGCTTTCCACCAGTTAAAGTGGTATTCTAAAGTTGTAAAACTTCATGTTTTACAAATACCCTCACTTAAAACTTTAACGTCAAACTTTCTAGGAGTAACACACTAAATTTCACCAGACTTTAACTTTGCAATTAATTCTATTAAATTCAAGCTTTTTAATTGCacacaaactttttaaaacattgcCAAACCATGTCAGTGTTTTTTGATATTAGCTATTGGATTGCCATCCctacaaattttcaaaaacacataCATCATAATGCGATTAACTTTGCAGACTTTTTACTCTAACAGGTATTTGCACTCTTTATTCcattaatttgatttttttaggCTGCCAACAAAACCTTTATTATCAAGCGCCTTCTTGCAAGAAAGCAAAAGCAGAATCGTCCCATTCCACAATGGGTTCGAATGAAGACAGGAAATAAAATTAGGtgattattgttttattataagttattgttgcatgttttcttttcatgcatattttctgtttatatTCAATCTCAATAGGAGGTACTGGATGGATCAAGGTAACTTATTGTTGCactactaaaacattttattaaattagaAATACTGGCGTACactcattttttataaaaaccttTCAATTTGAGGTTTTGCTGGTACCTTTACTAAGTCATGGCAATATTTTatagaaaattttgtaaacttttgctGAACCTAAACTCTATCATGGCATCAACTATGTCCAACCAGTCGGTTTTGAGTAGCGCATTCCACTGTTTTATGTTTGTACTGAAATTGGCAACCAGTTTTAACTTTGATAACCACAAAACAATAGTCAAAAATGTCCTTAACTATGAGAGATTGACTATAAACAGTATGACAGAGCGGCCTGGTCTACCATAATAATTTTCAATTGCATGCACAGCAGGGTATAAAGTTAACATGTACTAAGTTAACATGCAGTCTTGATTTAAGTAATGATCTCGTTTTTGTCTCGGTAATGCTTTTTGGTGAATTTGGGTGCATACAATTTCCTTGGAGGGattttttttaagtaattttacctatttttaaatgttggaGAGTTGCAAAACTGCCTTTTTTGACTACCACAATCTACTTTTAATCCAAGACAAGCCATGCAATAGCATTAATCCACCTGGTGATCAAAATTCCAAATTGTTGCAAAAGAAACTAGAGCTGGATCAACGCGGTTTGCAAAAGCACTTTTAAACTATCACAATTATTCATGCATTGTTCAATTTTTTGAATACagtaaaatgaaacattttataaattcaTTATGCGTATATTTGTGGAATCGATTTCCACACAaccttatatttttaattactgTTTATTTTACATTAAGTTTTAGCAGTGATGGGCCAATTCAACCCAGAATGATTAAGTCCAGGATTATTAAACCCACAAACCTTGGCTGGGTTGTCATGAGTTTAGTCATCATGGTTTTAATTATGCTGGGTTTAATCGACCTGAAACCATTTATAGCTTACCTTAATCTGTTACAATACAGCATCTGTAAGTTATACAAACTCTTTACATCAATAGTAATTGTAAGTTACACTAAAGTCTAGCAGGTGCCAGTTTATGGCAGTGAGCTTTTTGTTGTTCCATAGCTTGTATTGTTCCTTATACTCCTGGCTACTAATAATCTCTATATTGCAGGTACAATGCCAAAAGACGGCATTGGCGTAGAACGAAACTTGGTCTGTAAACGCCTGTCGCTTTCACACTACTGCACGCACCACAGAGGGATCTTATAGTTAAGAAGTTGTACTTCCAATCCGGTTGCTGATTTCAAACCATTGTAACTGATGTGACACTACGACCTCTACCGTGTGTGCTATAGTATTATTAACAAAGATTCTGAAATTTGATATGCCTTTGTCGTATTGCAATGTTTCATAGCCAGAACTTGTTATTTCCATGATACACATCAGAAGGAAAGCGACACGAGATAGTAATAttacattgtgacgttatGTCTCTCTGCATGTCTGGCAACATTTATGACAATATCACTAAGTACGGGGCAGTAAGTACATATTTAGGAAAGGCCGTTTTGTTCCCTGCCTCTTTCCGATGTGAATTCCACCGGTCTGCACACTAAACACGTGTCAATTGGTTGTCGAAAACAATGCCCATTGTCTTAGTCGGGTTTTCCTCGATCTAATATCAATTTACCAGTACTGGATTATGCCTGCCATTATAGCCGAAAATCGCCAGGCAACACTACCATTGATAAACTACCAATTGGTATGCCGTAAATTCTTCTCAGATGTTGTGGTACCAGTATCCTTCCACAAACCAGTGTCTTGTTTCCAGTCGTCTGCTGATTGACAGTAATACCTACCATTGTCGGAAGTTAATTTCTATTGTTAAAGGGAATGTTAAGTCACTTTAAACGGGATAAATACAATCAAACTGCACCAAAAGCAGAAGAAAACACAATAGCCTTTCCTAATAAGGAATCCAAGACAAATAACATCGAGATGTGTAAGTAAGAGATCCATTGCTACCTGATAAAGCAATGTTAGCAATTAACATCCGACCCAATTTTGGACAAGGGAATAGGTTTAGGCCTACTGGACACGAACTGAAATAGCTTGTATgggcaaaataattttttcttaacatCAACTGACTTTAAGATCTGCGATACTTATTAGAACAACGTTAAAAGCTATTATTTACGACAATTACGCGGTTAGTAAACGGCGTCAATTAGCATATAGAAATTGCAATTGGCCGTCACTATTCaccaaaaaaaatctttcattcgaaaatttttttcacagtttgttgttaaacttcataaaacagtaaaatttattttacccTATTTCCTAAAAACTAACCGCCGATTTTAAACAAGCCGCGTGACCGATTTAAAGTGAAATACTACTTTCTTTGCAGTGCAATTGCACCAAAACATAACATCCAATGGGTCCTGAAACTTTATTCGCGACAGAACGCGTTTCTTTCCCTATGACAATACCTCATCCAAGTTCTTTAGATTGAGAAGAGTATTGCATGAATGCCGGATTCCTAGGTTTCAAGATAATCTATTCTACATGGAAAGGGGTTTCAGAAAAGCGTTTCAGGCTTATTCCtgactttgtttgtttttcaagtCAAACAAGTGCTGTTACAAATGTTGCGATCAGAACATTAGCCGACATTATTATCATTGGAGATATTTTTCATCCATAAACCTAAAAAGAAAACGCCAacaattacgtcacaaagatCGAGTGTGACGAAAATACGTTTTATtagtatttaaatttatttattagcaCAATTTCTTTGATATTGCCGTGTTGAACGAAAATTTTGATCTCTAAACATGAGGGCGTTGTTGTGGATTATTGGATTATTTTCGTACGTGTTTGTTGGATTTATCGTTACTCCTATCAGTTCAGTTTTTGCAAACGACATTATGGCTAGAAATAGAAGAAATGTACAGGTGACCACAAGCTATCCAATTATCGGGCTTGAACGCCGGAAGCTGATGAACTGGAATGAAACATTCCTGAAAAAAACATACGAATGGAGCGGGAGAAACAGACTAATATTCTTAACAAAGCTTATTAAAGATTTTGAGACAACTTTTCGAACATCAGATCGGTGGAGCAGGACTACTAACCAAAGTTCGACAGTTGTAGACATTCGGGGAAGAAATAGCGTAAGTAACTGTAGCACATATCAATACAGCACTGGAGGATTTACCAATGCCACCTAGCGCAATTGATATCTAAGCAAAGCGACAAAGAAACGGTTCCTTATCCATCTATTTCAGCTACGTAATTAAATGAACCTtgttataataaatgtatTGTATATCAGTAATCTTGTGCCTAATTATAAACTGCCAACTTTCGGTGTTTACATATATTTAGGCTCAATATCTTCGGCCTCAAAGCTTAAATGAATCAAAATTAAACAGCATTGTTGATGAACACAACAATCAACGTTCGAAGATCAGTCCTACAGCTGACGAAATGTTGAAAATGGTATCTTGTTTAAAAGCAGAGTTCTGAAAGTATGGTGTTGTTCATGATACTGCaacaacagaaaacaaaaaatttaaaacgttaaaatttaatattttggaaatttttgcAGTCGTGGGATTATGAGCTTGAAGCAAAGGCTTGGGAGAAGACCAAAACatgtgtttttaaaacaactccGCAGTACAAGCGTGTTACCTCGTCTTACTCAGGCGTGGGCGAGAATCTCTACGTTGGATGGGGTTTAAATGAAAGTGATTTTGATCCTGCAGAAGCGGTATGTGTGGTTATACATTTCATATAACTTATTGCAAGACTCACCTATTTTATAGCTTGCGCTAAAGCAAACAGTTAGAAACGTGAATTTAAACAGACGTCACGACGCTGTCAAAAAGGTATCATCTTGGATGACTGAAGCAAAATACTTCGATCCTCAATTAGGCATCTGTCTCGGTGGAGAATGTGAGCGTTACGTCCAAACAATTTGGTACAACGCTTTCAAATTAGGCTGTGCCTGGTCTGCTTGCGATAAAATGCATGTGCACGGATTTCCTGTTGCAAAAGCTATATTTCTTGCATGCTACTACGGACCAAGGTGATATTATATGATATAATTTGACTTATTAAAACCTAACAGAGTTAAAAGAATGCCGTTGGCTCAGCAACGGAGGGGTTTGATCACCGTTGATGCGAACCCTTTTTTATTACCTCAGCGGCGCTATTGTTGTATATGACCTTAAGCAAACCATGAACTACGTTTGCTTT
Encoded here:
- the LOC143470449 gene encoding uncharacterized protein LOC143470449 — translated: MRALLWIIGLFSYVFVGFIVTPISSVFANDIMARNRRNVQVTTSYPIIGLERRKLMNWNETFLKKTYEWSGRNRLIFLTKLIKDFETTFRTSDRWSRTTNQSSTVVDIRGRNSAQYLRPQSLNESKLNSIVDEHNNQRSKISPTADEMLKMSWDYELEAKAWEKTKTCVFKTTPQYKRVTSSYSGVGENLYVGWGLNESDFDPAEAVSSWMTEAKYFDPQLGICLGGECERYVQTIWYNAFKLGCAWSACDKMHVHGFPVAKAIFLACYYGPRGIRQPYLTYYRGPSCSFCHPDDKCENRLCDNSHRATVTGPLPWTTPAPLTPATTTEATTSAAMVTLIVILSLVGTTIVATVVLIIAARWMRGDKFAIIQFFQAFFNPTDAEQKESTAAERSDVTT